A window of the Branchiostoma floridae strain S238N-H82 chromosome 12, Bfl_VNyyK, whole genome shotgun sequence genome harbors these coding sequences:
- the LOC118428307 gene encoding uncharacterized protein LOC118428307, which produces MDPVWKFVLLLAVCGSVTGDSAIPVGHLQPLGGHRPPDVPIDELHTIPHPREFWDKYVKHEKAVILRGAAKNSPSFTLWTDEYLKDKYGKLEVRLEGKREKHSWLPIGVKGIGRDTIEHFLDTYHDSDAYIVSQLPTDMYHEVLVQPCLTCGSFRNSLVEIDLWMSSNGGSSILHKDAFNAINCLYNGTKHWKMIERKYEPLIHKAWEPSREIGGYSEVNVHQVDLLQHPNMAKVRWSNFTIHAGDCLYLPKSYWHQVESVGDVNLAVALLFARLEEFDDSDCDTQKVEYTPLSDFQVMWDWPGFGNMTMGHMDLEMGAREQLYEMVEESDEGLTQDFIFQLLKLEMPEFDDEFLLEKAERGFAALDVNSKGSLDSDDIKALDWDTLRAFILEFENQEPSNTELFEYSYTTAEEIMDMILKLVKKNGQLTRSDFIHAYMTQLGGTEKFGTEVFDRLVEGQDEDMIKIQDLTVEKLEYALENWLIRIKPEMTPEMDEEYQERMKEFDRKIGVPNVAGDAQKHTEL; this is translated from the exons ATGGATCCAGTTTGGAAGTTTGTCCTGCTGCTGGCTGTGTGTGGATCTGTCACTGGTGACTCCGCCATCCCCGTGGGACACCTGCAACCTCTGGGGGGTCATCGACCTCCTGATGTTCCCATAGATGAGCTGCACACCATCCCACATCCACGG GAGTTCTGGGACAAGTATGTGAAACATGAGAAGGCTGTGATCCTGCGAGGTGCTGCAAAAAACAGTCCTTCCTTCACATTATGGACAGATGAATACCTGAAGGACAAATATGGAAAACTAGAG GTTCGTTTAGAAGGAAAGAGGGAAAAACACAGCTGGCTTCCCATTGGAGTAAAGGGAATAGGACGAGACACCATAGAACACTTCCTGGACACTTATCACGACAGTGACGCGTACATAGTGTCACAGTTACCCACGGACATGTACCATGAAGTCCTGGTACAGCCTTGTCTCACATGTGGCAGCTTCAGGAACAGTCTTGTGGAG ATTGATCTGTGGATGAGTTCTAACGGTGGCAGCAGCATTCTCCACAAGGATGCCTTCAACGCCATCAACTGTCTGTACAACGGCACCAAACACTGGAAAATGATCGAGCGCAAGTATGAACCTCTCATACACAAG GCTTGGGAGCCATCACGAGAGATCGGAGGGTACTCAGAAGTTAATGTGCACCAGGTTGATCTACTGCAGCACCCCAACATGGCCAAGGTTCGCTGGTCCAACTTCACTATTCACGCAGGGGACTGCCTGTATCTACCCAAGA GTTACTGGCACCAAGTGGAGTCAGTAGGAGATGTGAACCTTGCCGTGGCTCTCCTGTTTGCTAGGCTAGAGGAGTTTGATGACTCTGACTGTGACACACAGAAGGTGGAGTACACACCCCTCAGCGACTTTCAG GTGATGTGGGATTGGCCAGGGTTTGGAAACATGACCATGGGACATATGGATTTGGAGATGGGGGCCAGGGAACAGCTGTATGAAATGGTGGAAGAGAGTGATGAAGGCCTTACTCAAGATTTCATCTTTCAACTACTCAAGTTG GAGATGCCTGAATTTGATGACGAGTTTCTTCTTGAGAAGGCTGAAAGG GGGTTTGCAGCTTTGGACGTGAACTCTAAAGGCAGTCTTGACTCTGACGATATCAAGGCCTTAGACTGGGACACACTTCGGGCCTTTATCCTGGAATTTGAAAACCAGGAGCCTTCCAACACAGAGCTGTTTGAGTACTCTTACACAACGGCCGAAGAAATCAT GGACATGATTTTAAAACTGGTCAAGAAGAATGGACAGCTGACCAGGTCTGACTTCATTCATGCCTACATGACCCAACTTGGGGGCACTGAAAAGTTTGGAACAGAG GTTTTCGACAGGTTGGTTGAGGGTCAGGATGAAGACATGATAAAGATTCAAGACCTGACAGTGGAAAAACTGGAGTACGCCTTGGAGAACTGGCTCATCCGGATTAAACCTGAGATGACTCCTGAGATGGACGAGGAATATCAAGAGCGGATGAAGGAATTTGACCGAAAGATTGGTGTACCTAATGTAGCCGGTGATGCTCAAAAGCATACAGAGCTTTAG